The genomic region gtgtctctatgcctctcagtgtccccatgtcgcccagtgtcccctagtgtttttatccccatgtctcccagtgtcccttagagtctgtgtcctcatgtctcctagtgtcctgatgtcactaggggacactgggagacatggggacactgagacactagggacagtggctgggagacatggggacacagactaggggccactgggagacatggggccactgtgtccctagtatctcagggtcatgggcatcagaatgggggggggggtaaaggggggtacttggcccccctggatttttcagcttgtgctgctatttttcgttttagtgtgagaatacagtgcactaccagcgctggccagtaggtggcgctgtgaatggagaaaggcaggaagctacagcttatccctgcctctctctcatgactgaaaccgcaggggagcagcacagaggcagcctacagagcaggtaagtgagggatggggggtgggggagaccacatagaggaaggtaaagtagaaggagcagaaaggttctgcaaggggcaggaggggtcagcaaggaatagaaaggggcagcaagaagcaggaaggggtcgaaaggttttcaaggagcaggagggtaaagtagaaggagcagcaaggagcaggaggggtcagcaaggagtagaaagggtctgcaagaggcaggaggggtcagcaaggaataggaaggggcagcaggaaggggtagggacggtctgcaaggagtaggaagggtctgcaaggagtaggaagggtctgcaaggagtaggaagaggcagcaaggagtaggaagaggcagcaaggagcaggaaggggcagcaaggagcaggaaggggcagcaaggagcaggaaggggcagcaaggagcaggaaggggcagcaaggagcaggtagggacagcaaggagcaggaagggacagcaaggagcaggaaggggcagcaaggagtaggaagagggagcatggagtaggaaggggtcagcaaggagtagaaagggtctgcaaggagtagaaagggtctgcaaggggcaggaggggtcagaaaggagtaggaaggggcagcaaggagcaggaaggggcagcaaggagcaggtagggacagcaaggagcaggtagggacagcaaggagcaggaaggatctgcaaggagcaggaagggtctgcaaggagcaggaagggtctgcaaggagcaggaaggggtcagcaaggagtagaaagggtctgcaaggggcaggaggggtcagaaaggagtaggaagggtctgcaaggagcaggaaggggcaggaagaatcggAAGGAACAGAAAAGAtgagcaaggggctgcaagaagctggaaggggcagaaagaagcaggaagggcagtaagaagcaggaagggtctgcaagaagcaggaagggtctgcaagaagcagaaagggatcagaaagagagcagaagggcgcaaaataagcaggaagtagcagaaaggtaaaggagcagaaagagcctcagaaggcaaagaagactgtgtcaaatgaaggagaagaaaatgagattggagcacttcattctggacaccacatcataaggcgttggtacctgtgCCTGGCatggaaactttggaccttctcatctccccaggtaaaaacaaacaatatcagtgttaatgtgttcacttttctttactgagtgtcaggaaacacagagggccgctgggtaggggtgccgctgattggctagatgggtcagctagcactctaagccaatcagtagctccccattcataaaaatgtaaaacatttttatgaatcgggaactagcgattggcttagagtgtcagctgaccactctagccaatcagcggcacccatgcccaatgtcaatctgcacttcctgacactctgtttcagaagtcgaataccactgagcgacctggagatctggagctgaaggaagcctttgggggtaaaccatttgagagcggtttcaccccttcaaagaaagagcacccaggggcctccttgcatcacagcatttcatttagataaagttgttatggtgaccagaatgttcctgtaatttgatgaaaggaacactatagtgtaaggaatacaaacatatattcctgacaccatagttgtgaaaacgctattcatccttgcgttatgtgaaaatgactatgctccttccctttcatgacactgtcaaaaaggggccaagcatggatgtcattacaattatgttccccctcccccccggaaaaattcctgcggacgtccatgcttagggtccccatgttccccagtgtcccaatgtctcagcgtccccatgtctcggagctgctgtctggactctctgtgcagaactgctccccgcggatcagtgactagagagaggcagggagggagatgccataacttcttatcactgcctctctccaaacAAACAGCGACCcttactggccggcgctggtattgcagaataatctaggtttatactgagacagacatttgtattgccggtattactgcaataccggcaccggctaggcagcctcaaatacctgagaaatacttctgagaaatacctggcaaccctaagaaatacatgagaaatacatgagaaatacctgccaaccctaagagtagtgtgtaaaaaaaaaaaaaaattttttttttttttttttttttaaaccaatgggcctattccatgggcctgggcctggagctgcagctccatcagcccctatgttaatccggccctgtatgtgattaaagttcaatttagagattgagatacaattattgaaggtaaattacatctgtttaaaagtgaaaccagttttttttttcatgcaggctctgtcaatcatagccagtggaggtgtggctagggctgcataaacagaaacaaagtgatttaactcctaaatgacagtgaattgagcagtgaaattgcaggggaatgatctatacactaaaactgctttatttagctaaagtaatttaggtgactgtagtgttcctttaaagtagtgGCAGTTGTCGCAGACTCATTTatgtgtgtgcacacacacacacgaaaatAATTAGTTGAATGGAACTCTTATGAGGTCTGCCATGCAGCCTATGGTCTTTGTAATGGGTTGCTCCATCTCCATTTCTCCATCTGCACTTGTCAGAACTTCGGCCTCGGAGGTAAAATGCCAAGTATGGTTGCAGCCATCAACAAATACTGTTCTTATATAGCACGGAAGCTACGTCTGTGCAGGTCTCTGGTCCCTCATACCTTTCAATTTCTAGACCCCCACATCCTGCCAAGCATTTAAAAAACTAATAGTAATAAACTGAAGGATGGGTTCACCAATAGCCCAGCAGTGGATTTCATCTGGCTACATATTCAAGAAATAAGGTCGTATAGACAACTTGCTGTATGCCTAGAAGCTCTTCTGAGGCCCTCTTCTAACCTCTAGTGGCTACTTTGGATAACATATAAATGTGATTATATATAAGTATTGTTTTAAAATACTATGATTTGGTTCCTTTGGTAACCTACTAGGTTATAGTATTTTTCAGAACTACTGTGCTAGGTTATAGGGTTTATTTTCTTGTTAATACATTTCATAGCAAAAATATTTAgttaaaaaaatcacactgccAAACAGAAAAGTTCATGTACATCACAAAGGACTCACATTTCAAATTGAACACTATTTTTTTCGGTTGATAAATAAGACCCTCaccacacaataacaataaaaaaaaaaaatgacaatataGAAAGATAGCTCGGcgtaaaaatatttaattaagctTTATACACAGAACAGTTCTTTAACAGTTGGACTCCAAAGATGTAGATTGTGCATCAATACATTCAGACTTTAGCCTGGGCAGTCTTGGATAGAGCGTTCAGGTCAGAGATACACTTTGTGATACTCTCCTTTTGCTGTAGTAAATGAAATTGATAAGGATTTAGTTATTTGGACAAATAAGAAAGAAGGAATCAATGTGAAGAAAGAAAACAGAAGGGTGCAAAGTGTCATTAAAGTGGAGTACTCATCAACAGGGTCAACCTcaattagaaaataaaatgaattctACACACAATACAGGCTAAATCAATTGCAAATGTATAGATGACAAAATACTTAAGTGCTGctctcttgtcttatctgtgAGATGAACATGTGGGACCAAACAATAGCCACGATTCAATTACAGAACACTATTCATTCTGTAATTGAATAACAAGAATTGTAGGACACATAGCTGTACATACAAACCTCTTTTTCAACATAACTGTAGATGACATGTGTGCCAAAGAATTTACTAGCCCaatgtaaaaaaagaataatatagtGCGAGaggtgcactttaaccccttaaggacacatgaagtgtgacatgtcatgattcccttttattccagaagtttggtccttaaggagttttgAAGCTGCTTTACCTGCTGAGGAGTAATGCTCTGCACGACATTCTTCTCGATCCAGCTGACCATGTGATCCTGTTCCTTGCGCCGCTGCAGATGCTGTAGAGCCACCTGATAGTCCAGACGCTTCTTTACTTCACTGTACACGTTCAACAGTCGTTCCCTGTAATTGACTTCTAGGATCATATTCACATTATTCTGGAGGAGGAaataagggggggaaaaaaaaaatccttaaaagtcTGTAAGAAAATACCTAACATATGGAAAAACCCTGTATAGAtaaaaacatattccatacattaTTATTGGGCTTATAGTTTTATACAGGAGcaaaccatattttatttttcagaaaataCTTCCTCTTAAAGCAAATGAGAAAGCACAAATTACCGTCCAGCCAGAAACTGATACTGCATTTCAATGGAGTCAATGTAATCAAACCTTGGGATATATTTGTGCATAGGTTGCTTCTCAGAGCAATACATTTATGAAAGTGGGGGGTTTCCATGTGCGCTTTATTTTTCTTGCTCACCGTTAAAAGAATGTACCTTGTGGCATTTTTATAATCACCGCTATCTAAGAATTGCCCCAGAAATGTTAAAATAATGGTTATATAGCAAGAACAGTGGCATCGGCTATCTGTACAATACAGGGCATTGCAAGcggataaaatataacaaaacaaaaaatatatgggtCTGGTATAAAACCCTGAAATCAAGGCCTTGTTAGGGTTAATTCCTGTGCTGGGCTATCCCACACATACAGCAagtaacaaaacaaaatgcagtcCGCACTCAGGAGTAAACCCGTATGATCcacagaaaaatacacagaaataatgaaaagtgcacatttatttatataaaaattggAGCGATGTATGGCAGAAAATAGTCATGGCAGCACTCCAAAAATCTGCGTTACTCAATATCCCTGCTCTTATATTCAAACagtatatacagtgccttgcaaaagtattcacccccttggcatttttcgtgttttgttgcctcacaacctggaattaacatggattgtttgaggatttgcatcatttaatttacagaacatgcccacaactttgcttcacaataataataaaaacaaaaaacacaacacatcttcaaacaacaaataggacaaaatgacagaaaaaggtcaatgtgcataactattcacccccctaaagtcaatactttgtagatccaccttttgcggcaatcacagctccaagtcgctttggataagtctctatgagcttgccacatcttaccactgtaATCTTTGcacattcctccttgcaaaactgctccagctccttcaggttggatggtttgcacttgtgaacagcaatcattaagtctgaccacagattttctattggattgaggtctgggtttccccttaaaccactcaagtgtagcagtgtgtttggggtcattgtcttgctggaaggtgaaccttcgtcctagcctcaaatcacgcccTGAGTGGTACAAGTTTtactcaagaatatccctgtatttagcatcatccatctttccctcaactctgaccagtttcccagtcccagctgttgaaaaacatccccacagcagaCCAGTACCTTCCTCCAtagattttgggagtctcccacatgccttttcgcaaactcaaaacgtgccattttgtttttttgctgcaagtaatggctttcttctggccactctgccataaagcccaactctatggagcgtaggGCTTATTGttatcctatgtacagatactccagtctctgctgtgcaACTCTGCAGCTccttaccttaggtctctgtgctgcctctctgattaatgcacTCCTTGACTGgtgcgtgagttttggtgggcggctgtctcttggcaggtttgctgttgtgccatgttctttccatttgtttatgatagatttgatagtGCTCCtagggatcatcaaagatttggatatttttttttataacctaaccctgacttttaCTTCTCAACATCAttttcccttacttgtttggagagttccttggtcttcatggcaggatttggttagtggtgcctcttgcttaggtgttgcagcctctggtgcctttcaaaaaaggtgtgtatatgtaatgacagatcatgtgacacttagattgcacacaggtggacatcatttcactaattatgtgacttctgaaggtaattggttgcaccagagctttttatgggcttcataacaaagggggtgaatacatacgcacatggcaaatttcagttttctttttctaaaaaaattgttttaagtatatatttttctcatttcacttcaccaacttagactatattgtgttctgatccatcacataaaactcagattaataaaacattgaacttaaggctgtaatgtaacaaaatagctaaaaagtcaagggggggggggggcctgagcttcatggcggctggacaTGCCTCGTGTGTGTTCCGAGCTCAATCTTCATTTCTAGCCAGAATAAATGCACTCCAGCCAGCCGGGATACACAAAAACGCCTGAAGCTTGGCCGTACTTACCTCCGGAGCCAGCCAAGGTGCCCCGGGTCTGCCACCCGCGGATGCATGGAGCGTCCGTCGAGGGTGAGGTGGCCGATCCCCCACTCTgcgcgacctagtgccctcccaagcCTGTAAtacagccctgttcccccccccccccctctggaccggtgggggttatcccggtccaccctagcCTGTACCTGGCACCAAGCGAATTTAAGTTCATCGCCCTAACTAGCTGAGATATTGCCCCAGCAGAaacacacaagatggcggcccaaCATACCCTACAAGACGAAAACTCCCAGCAATCCGAGCCGAGGCCTCTAAGCCCGGCACAGATCACTCAAAGGAGGCTGGATGAAATTTTTACCCGGTTCTGGGCAGGATTGGAGGCACGCCAAAAAGCAGCAAAGCCCCAACATCGGGAGGACGACAGGGGGGTTGAGAGGCGGATGGTGAGGGGGCCCCCCTATGATCGTCCATGTCTCTAAAGCACATAAAACCTCCTCCCATTAAGAGATCACCTAGGCCGAAGCACACAAGGGGCAGAACCCCGCGGCATCGTCCACACAGGCGGAGGATCACCCGCTACAAGCGGCCACTTACCACCAAATCCTCCTGCTTACCCCTTAGATGGGGAGGACAGGAACCCCAGGAGCCCCCCAAGTCCGTGGCACGAAGATGCTTGCCTGTCAGCTGGCCTGGGGCAGGAGGGACGCCTAACAGAGCCATCGGACTGCTACAGCCACCTTTGCCCTCAGTGCACAAGACTCACACTTCCCATCCTTGGGAATAGGCTGAATTAAAGCCTGCTGCCTAAAGCTGTACCGCCATTATGGGACTAACCGCTAACAACAGTTGCCACTGCTGGGACTTCCATATATGACTCACATGGGCCAGCCAGACTGGGTTTCACATACGCATGCATGCTGCAGCTGTCTAACCTTTATGTTTTGCTTTACCTGCTTTTATGTTAAATGTTTTCTTAGGCTAGCTGGGTCTTAAACAATAACTGGCTCTCTGCCTAACTCACTAAAATACTACATAGATACAGAGCCAGTGGttcctaacattttttttttttttttagatcagcaCAACATAACTACGCAGAAACAGGATCCACAATGTCAAAATCCAGTGTTAAGATGTCTGCACATGTAATGCTGCCCCTCTCGGTCACTCCTCTGACTGCTACTCTCTGATACGCTCATTATGTTAACTAACCAAGCGAGACCCTAAGCAGAAGTGATTTTTGCTGCAGTATAAATGTTTACCCCTCTCAGAAAAGCAATGCCACAAAACTCATCATACTCTAAATGGTAACTACATTTATTATAAGCACGTCTAGCCTAGCATGTTAAATGAGAATTACTAATGTTATTTTcaggttttaataaaaaaaaaaaaaaaaaaaaagaaaaaaaaaaacacaacaattgtGCTGCTTAAACTGCCACATGTTGAAATGCTATGAAAATGCTTGCAGTAAGCTGTCGTGGCGCTGCCCGCTTGTTACTTTATgcacaagtaaaaataaagaattaaaaaaaaaaaaaagtcaaggggggtgaataaaCACAAGATGAATATACAGATATCCAGGCAAAGACAACacacttgcaaaaaaataaataaaaaaaataataggaacATTTAAGGAATGAATATTAAGAAGTTGTGATACCTGCTGCTGCCAGATGTGAGGAAGACCACCCACAAAAAGGTAAGAGTGAGTACCCTGGATGCGTTTCACACCCCCTTAGTGCTTTATCAACATGAGTCTTGTGATTATCATATGCTGTTTGCATTACTCAATATTCCTGCTCTTATACTAAGCTTTTTGAAGTACTGCCATGACAATTTTCTGCAATACATTTTTataccaatacattttttttgcactttcaTTATTTCTGAGTGCGgactgcattttgttttgtgttactTATTGCAAGCGGATATTGCCACCTTCTGTGAAAGGTGGGCCAAGCCTATGGTTCCTTATGTACTAAATTTAGgtggttttttttgtgtaaaatgacagtaaGAGCAAACAAACATGAGGGAAGGAGTTAGTGACATTTTGAAACAAGCCCTAAGATGAATGATTGGATTTCATAGATGCCTTCTGTCAAATTTGTTATTAAACTCAAACAATTTTAACAGAACTTACCCTTTTGGCATCAAAGAGGTAGTGTCGTCCCTCAACCCTCCATTGCTCCTTCTTCTCTTCTTCTATTGCTTGCTCAAAATTCTTAACTGAGGCATCTTTCACTGCCTGAGCACTTGCAACTTTTTCCTACAGTGAGAGAATGTATTAAAACAGTTCAACATCAACAGGTATTAATTAACATAATGATTCACAACAATCCACATTAAAGTAGGCAGTAGTAAATCGTCCAATACCCCACTGCTTACAGCTTCATATTGGAAGGCATAAGCATGCAATCCATACACATGccgtacaaatacattttatacaaGTTCCCCTTTAAATGCAAAACATTCTACCTACACATTCATGGTTATTtatgaaagtgagaattcaacgtgaagTTCACATTTTAGATAAAAAATTGCTGAAGTGGAAAAATTCTCAAGTCAATTATGGTTTCAGTTGGCTACTCAGGCTTTCAATGTGACTTTCATCTTGAATACTCACTTCACTAACCCGGGTTGTGTTAAACAAATGTGCTACAAACTTGTAGATGAAGTTATTCAACTATAAATTAATTTGACCTTCTTGGGCTTTACTGTAATAGATACAATAGTGGATACTGCATCAAACTATTCAGTCACATACAATGGACATTTCATGAACAACTGACTGCTTATAATACTAGTAACACTCCTGAAAAACCATACAAATTCACAAATCTAATGGAAACATATCTAGCAATTTATACTTGTGTATCCGGGATCGCCTAGCAAATTCAGAATGCTCTTTTAAAGGTTGCCCAACATCAAGATAGACAGACCAGAAAAACATTACCAActaatgaaaatataaatgtgGCCTTTTTATTGAACTAGAGCGTACATGCAGGGCAGGAAATAAGAACTGTGTTACTCCAAtgttttttatattctatttgtAAACTTGTGGATGCAAACAGAATAGATAAAAGCTTACTTCATTGAGTTTGTCTGCAAAGGCTGCCACTTCTGGACCAAATTTCTTGATGCTGTACACAATTACCACGCCAATACAAGCAGCAGCAAAAGTCTCATGATTTAGAACGTAGACTTCCTTGGACAGGAGGTAGACAAGGAGACCAGTACCCAACATGTAAGGACCTACAGAAATATATGAACAGACAACCGGTTGTTAGACCTACTTAGTTTGGTTTCTTATTGTGTCAACACAAACAAATTGGCAAAAAGGTTTGCTTTTGTAATAAACATTAACCTGCTCAAACCTTGAATATAAATTAAGTTTCAGatgctttaaacaaaaaaatttaaaagcaataaaaatgTAGCTTTCAGGGACAGGGCCTGACTATCACAGAGGCTAGATGCATCTCAGATGGGCTCCTCCACAAACCTGCTAAGTTTGGCATTTTAAAGCATACTAGTGTACAGTTTGGATCAGACCTAATGAAGTCCAAGCTATTAGATTTACCTGCAATGCGGGAAAGAGGTCAGAGACCCGAAGTGAGCTTGTTGGTCCATCGTGGTAAATGCGATGTGAGCGCTGGGCAGGGGATACAGCTGGTCTCCTCTGCTGGGAGTGTCCAGAAGCCACTTATcctgtactccccccccccccccccctggaccagtAGAGGTGATCCCAGTCCTCCCCTGGGTAGACACCTAACTCAGCCAGATGTGGCTTTGACTTCAAGCACAACATGCTGTGGCCAAACGAAAATGGCGGAGGCTGCTTGGCTCCAGTATGCCCGGGACGA from Pelobates fuscus isolate aPelFus1 chromosome 1, aPelFus1.pri, whole genome shotgun sequence harbors:
- the ATP5PB gene encoding ATP synthase F(0) complex subunit B1, mitochondrial; its protein translation is MLSRVALASASALRNSAPLSMGLVHASRSFHTGKVSLAPVPPLPEKGGKVRYGLIPEEFFQFLYPKTGVTGPYMLGTGLLVYLLSKEVYVLNHETFAAACIGVVIVYSIKKFGPEVAAFADKLNEEKVASAQAVKDASVKNFEQAIEEEKKEQWRVEGRHYLFDAKRNNVNMILEVNYRERLLNVYSEVKKRLDYQVALQHLQRRKEQDHMVSWIEKNVVQSITPQQQKESITKCISDLNALSKTAQAKV